The genomic DNA GCAGCCTCCGCTCTGGCGATCATATTTGGTGTCGACGAAACCTGGGAGCCATTGATTGTGCTTTTCGCGGGAACCATCGCGGTCGGTTACACGTCGTTGGGCGGGTTGCGGGCGGTCGTCATTACCGACGCGATCCAGACGGTGCTGCTCTACACCGGTGCGGTGCTCGTCATTGGAATGGTGACATGGCACATGGGCGGGTTCGGCTGGTTCCCGACACAGTGGCATCCGGAGTGGGATCGCCAGCCGGTCATGAGTTTCGATCCTGCGGTTCGGATGTCGCTGGTCGGCGTTTTACTTTCGATGATTGTCTGGATGGTGGCGACGTATGGCGGCGACCAAGTGTCAGTACAGCGATTCATGGCGACGAAGGATCTAAAAGCGGCGAGAAAATCGATTGGGGTCAACCTGATCGTCGGCACGATCGTGTCACTGACGCTCCTGCTCGCCGGTTTTGCGTTGCTGGGATTCTACGATGCGAATCCGAATGACTTGGGCGACAAACTCTCGCTCAAAGGCAATGCCGACAAAATCTTCCCGCACTTTATCGCGACAGGTCTGCCACCGATCGTTACAGGCTTGGTGGTGGCGGCGATTTGTGCCGCAGCGATGTCGAGCATTGATTCTGGGATCAATTCGATTACTGCCGTTGTTCTTTCGGACTTCTCCTCAACTACAAGAACGGGCAAAGAAACAGATGAGGATGAAGAACGTCGCCGCTTTCGTCGCGCGAGAATCCTGGCGGTTTTGATTGGGGCCATCATTATCGCTACGAGCACATTGGTTAAATTCGTGCCTGGAAACATCCTTGCCATTACCAACAAGACGGTTAATTTGCTTCCGCCGCACATTTTCGCGCTCTTTGTCTTCGCGTTGTTTGTCAGGAACGCCAGACAGCAGGGCGTTTGGCTGGGCTGCGCCGCAGGAACGATTGTGGCGGTGTTGATTGGCTTCTCTGGACCGATCTTCGGCTATCGTGCAGACACCGGCACCGATCCGGTGAGTTTCATCTGGATGGCGCCGGTCTCGCTCGTTGTGAATCTGGCCGTGGGCTGGCTCGCCTGTCGGCTCCTGCCGAATTGGGCCTGGCTCAAGTGGATCCCCGCAGCCGTAATGTCGGTTTTTGTCCTCGCATTGCTCACAATCTGGAAGCCGCATCAACACATCCAGCTTGATGATACCACGCACGCCAAGTGCATCAGAGTTTTGCGTGAAGGACTCCGTTCCGATGAATTCTGGCCTGCGATGCATGCTGCAGAGGGGCTTACTATCGGCGGACATGGTGCGGAGGTACGTGAATATCTCGAATCCATGCTGGCGGCTGACAACTGGGATGATCAACAGCTTTGCGGCCTGTCACGGGAACTCGTACGCGCGGGCGATCCAGCCAGAGAGCAGATTATGCTCGACATTCTGGCGGGCGAGGATGATTTCGGTCATATTCACGCAGTTGAAAGCCTTTTCAAAGTTGGCGGCCTGGCCGAACGTACGCAATTGGAGCGGGCGTTCCGGGAAGGGAAGACCCCGCCACTACGGCTGATGGCCGCCGCCGCTCTCGCCAAAGCGGGAGATGACGAGGCGATGTCGCTTTTACGCGAGAGCCTGACGTCGAACGACGAGGACACGTTTCGAATTGCAGCCTGGATTCTGGCTCGCGTCGGCGATAAGTCGGACATCGAGCCGATTCGCGCTCGGTTGTCAGACGCATCAACGCCGATGAACAAAGCCTTCCTCAACCATGCGTTGGCGGCGTTGGGGGACAAGGCTGGGCTGGACTTGTTGAGCAAAAATCTCGACTCCGACGATCCTGACATTCGCGCCCACGCAGCCACTTTTGCTGGAGACGCTCGCGCGGTTTCGCTCGCGCCGAAATTGATCAAGCAACTCAACGATCTCGACCTCGACGCTCGGATTCGCGCAGCGCAATCGCTGCTGGACCTGGCCAAGAAGGCCGATCATAAGAAGAACTGAATAGCGATTGGCGACTATTGATTTTTGATCTGTGATTTAAGAAGGCCGGACTTCGTTCGTCCTTTCCTTCATGAATTCGATTTCCCCAACAAGGACAAATACCCAAGTGAGAAAAAGTAAGACGCTGGCCAGGATTCGAAACGAAGAAGTCATTCGGACCTGCGTGTTGGGCCATTTTATCCCGGCCTATATCTGCCATGCGGCTCGCGTCGGCTACGATTGCATCTGGCTGGATCTCGAGCATCGGGCTTTGACGCTTCGAGAGACGCAGTACCTGCTGGCGATTTCACACCTATATGACATCGACATTATGCTTCGGCCGCCAACGCTTGAGAAAACCGGGCTGTACCGGTACCTCGAAGACGGCGCCGCGGGTCTGATGATTCCGTTCGTGTCGACGCCCAAGAAAGCGAAGGCGCTGGTCGATGCGGTAAAGTTTCCGCCGATCGGAGACCGGGGAATTGACAACGCGGGTCTCGACGCCGATTTCCACATTCACGATGCCGACGACTACGTGGCGTGGGCGAACCGGGAGACTTTTCTCTGCGTTCAGATCGAAACTCCCGAAGCCGTGCGAAACGTGGAAGAGATCGCCGCTGTGGAAGGCGTTGACATGCTGTTTTTAGGTCCGGGCGACCTGGGACTGCGGCTGAGACAGAGTGTTGAAATGTCACTCGATGAGGCCTGGGAGATCGTTGCCGCCGCTTGCAGAAAACACGGTGTCGCCTTTGGTGGGCCAACAATCGCCTTCGACGAAATGCAGTTGCGAAAGTCGCAGGGGGCTCAACTGCTTGTGAACAGCAGCGAGTTCCATAGCTGGTCATCCGCACTGCAGCAGGATATAGGACGCTACGATGAGCTTGTTTGAAATGATCCGACTCGACGGCAGAAAAGCCCTTGTGACCGGGGCTGGACAGGGCATCGGCAGGGCGTGTGCGCTCGAGCTGGCAAGATGTGGTGCCGATCTTGTTCTGAACGACCGCCCTGGTAGTGAGGAACTGCTGGAAACGGTGGAGGAAATTCGTTCGCTCGGGCGAGAGGGTTGGCCAGTGGAAGCGGACGTGTTTTCATCGGATGGCCCGGAATCGATCGTCCGGGATGCTATGGAGCGAGCAGGAGCGATCGATATCCTGATCAGCAATCCCGCGTACAGTGTGCGGTGCGGGTTTCTCGATTATCCGTTGGACGAACTCGATCGAACGATCGAGGGGACGTTCAAGTCAGGATTCCGCCTTTGTCAGGCGGCGGCCAGACAGATGGTAAACCGTGGACGCGGTGGAAAAATTCTGTTGATCAGCAGCGTCCAGGCTGAGATGCCGTTTGAGGGGTGTGCTCCGTATGGAGCTGCTAAGGCTGCACTGAATCATCTCACACACAGCATGTCTGTTGAGCTGGTCTCTCACCGTATCAACGTCAATGCCATCGAGCCTGGCTGGATCGACACGCCGAACGAACGCCGCATATTCTCAGATGCTGTCATCAATGCGGCGGGAACCGATCTGCCGTGGGGGCGTCTCGGCCTGCCGGAAGACATCGGCCGGGCTGCCGCGTTTCTGGTGTCGGACGCTGCTGAATATATCACCGGAGCCATCCTCCCAGTCGATGGTGGCTTCCGCTTCAAGGACATGCGGGCTAATACTCAACCAAAGGTGGTCGATCCCGAGTAACTGGACACCTTTGATATCGATGAAAGAGTTGCTTTGTGTGGCAATTGTGATTTTCCTATCACTGGGAAATCACACTCACTCCTTCTCACAGCAGGACGACCATACTATTTCTCGGTATTGATCAACATGCACGACAACTGACCGTCTCCTTAAGAGACCAGCAGGGCAACGTCCTGCTCGCTCGACAGGTCTCCACTCGGCCAGGCAAGATTCTACAATTCTTTGACCAACTCAAACAACGCCGTATTGAGCACAACGAATCGTTCATTGCTGTCCTCGAAGTCTGCGGATTCAACGACTGGCTGATTCCGCTCGCCTCAGTTGGAAAATTTGTCAATCTCCCTGAAGGATGTTTCGACACCCTTCAGAATCGAAATCATGGTTTGAGAATCTGGCCGTCAGCCCAAAGCTGCTTACGCAACTCTGTGTAGTCGACATCCTGGACAGAAGAACCATTCTCGATCG from Rubinisphaera italica includes the following:
- a CDS encoding sodium:solute symporter family transporter, with amino-acid sequence MLALAICLVPTTVFGEETGQTAAASGLTVADWIIIAIYALGTLALGWHLGRKQANTKEYFTGSGGMNSFLIGVSLFATLLSTISYLSLPGEAIGKGPAFVVNLIGYPIVYALVAYWLLPVYMKHRVTSAYELLEQNLGRGTRLLGGAMFILLRLVWMSILIYFAASALAIIFGVDETWEPLIVLFAGTIAVGYTSLGGLRAVVITDAIQTVLLYTGAVLVIGMVTWHMGGFGWFPTQWHPEWDRQPVMSFDPAVRMSLVGVLLSMIVWMVATYGGDQVSVQRFMATKDLKAARKSIGVNLIVGTIVSLTLLLAGFALLGFYDANPNDLGDKLSLKGNADKIFPHFIATGLPPIVTGLVVAAICAAAMSSIDSGINSITAVVLSDFSSTTRTGKETDEDEERRRFRRARILAVLIGAIIIATSTLVKFVPGNILAITNKTVNLLPPHIFALFVFALFVRNARQQGVWLGCAAGTIVAVLIGFSGPIFGYRADTGTDPVSFIWMAPVSLVVNLAVGWLACRLLPNWAWLKWIPAAVMSVFVLALLTIWKPHQHIQLDDTTHAKCIRVLREGLRSDEFWPAMHAAEGLTIGGHGAEVREYLESMLAADNWDDQQLCGLSRELVRAGDPAREQIMLDILAGEDDFGHIHAVESLFKVGGLAERTQLERAFREGKTPPLRLMAAAALAKAGDDEAMSLLRESLTSNDEDTFRIAAWILARVGDKSDIEPIRARLSDASTPMNKAFLNHALAALGDKAGLDLLSKNLDSDDPDIRAHAATFAGDARAVSLAPKLIKQLNDLDLDARIRAAQSLLDLAKKADHKKN
- a CDS encoding HpcH/HpaI aldolase family protein, yielding MRKSKTLARIRNEEVIRTCVLGHFIPAYICHAARVGYDCIWLDLEHRALTLRETQYLLAISHLYDIDIMLRPPTLEKTGLYRYLEDGAAGLMIPFVSTPKKAKALVDAVKFPPIGDRGIDNAGLDADFHIHDADDYVAWANRETFLCVQIETPEAVRNVEEIAAVEGVDMLFLGPGDLGLRLRQSVEMSLDEAWEIVAAACRKHGVAFGGPTIAFDEMQLRKSQGAQLLVNSSEFHSWSSALQQDIGRYDELV
- a CDS encoding SDR family NAD(P)-dependent oxidoreductase — translated: MSLFEMIRLDGRKALVTGAGQGIGRACALELARCGADLVLNDRPGSEELLETVEEIRSLGREGWPVEADVFSSDGPESIVRDAMERAGAIDILISNPAYSVRCGFLDYPLDELDRTIEGTFKSGFRLCQAAARQMVNRGRGGKILLISSVQAEMPFEGCAPYGAAKAALNHLTHSMSVELVSHRINVNAIEPGWIDTPNERRIFSDAVINAAGTDLPWGRLGLPEDIGRAAAFLVSDAAEYITGAILPVDGGFRFKDMRANTQPKVVDPE